One Microvirgula aerodenitrificans DSM 15089 DNA window includes the following coding sequences:
- the map gene encoding type I methionyl aminopeptidase: MCRSATNAACARPLSCWKGERRPTAAGRDTIHGLTQNKFSAMSIVIKQGDDIAKMRVACRLASEVLDYITPFVQPGVTTGELDRLCHEYMTQVQGTIPAPLNYAPDGGTPYPKSICTSVNQVICHGIPGDRVLKNGDVMNIDITVIKDGWHGDTSRMFLIGNKVTPQAKRLSDITYECMWKGIDIVRPGIHLGDIGHVIQRHAENAGYTIVQEFCGHGVGEKFHEDPQVLHYGQPGTGVEILPGMIFTIEPMLNAGKRHIRIKPDGWTVETKDRSLSAQWEHTILVTEDGHEVLTVSAGTPPRPVF; this comes from the coding sequence ATCTGTCGATCAGCGACGAACGCAGCCTGTGCTCGGCCTTTGTCGTGCTGGAAGGGTGAGCGGCGGCCGACCGCCGCCGGACGTGATACCATTCATGGTTTGACACAGAACAAGTTTTCCGCCATGAGCATTGTCATCAAGCAGGGCGACGACATCGCCAAGATGCGCGTCGCCTGCAGACTCGCGTCCGAAGTTCTCGACTACATCACCCCGTTCGTCCAGCCCGGTGTCACCACCGGCGAACTCGACCGCCTGTGCCACGAGTACATGACCCAGGTGCAGGGCACGATTCCGGCGCCGCTGAACTACGCGCCGGACGGCGGCACGCCGTATCCGAAGTCGATCTGCACGTCGGTCAACCAGGTGATCTGCCACGGCATCCCCGGAGACAGGGTGCTGAAGAACGGCGACGTGATGAATATCGACATCACCGTGATCAAGGATGGCTGGCATGGCGATACCAGCCGCATGTTCCTGATCGGCAACAAGGTCACGCCGCAGGCGAAACGGCTCAGCGACATTACCTATGAATGCATGTGGAAGGGCATCGACATCGTCCGCCCGGGCATTCACCTTGGCGATATCGGCCATGTGATCCAGCGTCATGCCGAGAACGCCGGCTACACCATCGTCCAGGAGTTCTGCGGCCATGGCGTCGGCGAGAAGTTTCACGAAGACCCGCAGGTGCTGCATTATGGTCAGCCCGGTACCGGCGTGGAAATCCTGCCCGGCATGATCTTCACCATCGAACCGATGCTGAACGCCGGCAAGCGCCATATCCGCATCAAGCCGGACGGCTGGACCGTGGAGACCAAGGATCGCAGCCTTTCGGCGCAGTGGGAACACACGATCCTGGTGACTGAAGACGGCCATGAGGTGCTGACGGTCTCGGCCGGCACGCCGCCGCGTCCGGTGTTCTGA
- a CDS encoding transcriptional repressor, whose product MPHPDFLLAADRHCVAHGARLTDTRRRVLELALAREGVVKAYDLLADLQTERGQVAPPTVYRALEFLVDQGLLHRVEALNGYIVCHHFDCPHESLLLVCEACGGVTELDGSPALVALRAAASEAGFAPRRDDVMLSGRCRECRA is encoded by the coding sequence GTGCCGCATCCCGATTTTCTGCTGGCTGCCGACCGCCATTGCGTCGCCCACGGTGCCCGCCTGACCGATACCCGGCGCCGCGTGCTGGAACTGGCGCTGGCACGCGAAGGCGTGGTCAAGGCCTACGATCTGCTGGCGGACCTGCAGACCGAACGCGGCCAGGTCGCGCCGCCGACGGTCTACCGTGCGCTGGAGTTTCTGGTCGACCAGGGCCTGCTGCACCGGGTCGAGGCCCTGAACGGTTACATCGTCTGCCATCACTTCGACTGCCCGCACGAGAGCCTGCTGCTGGTGTGCGAGGCCTGTGGTGGGGTCACGGAGCTGGATGGCAGTCCGGCGCTGGTTGCACTGCGCGCAGCGGCCTCGGAGGCCGGTTTTGCCCCGCGTCGCGATGACGTGATGCTGTCCGGTCGTTGCCGGGAGTGCCGCGCATGA
- a CDS encoding metal ABC transporter permease, giving the protein MTVTGLLLSPFIEFGFMRRALVGCFALALGCGPIGLFLVMRRMSLMGDAMSHAVLPGAAVGFILAGLSLPAMSIGGFAAGVLVVIAAGVVTRYTTIKEDASLAAFYLMSLGLGVLLVSHFGSNIDLIHILFGSVLAVDDGALLLVTAIATLSMFGLAVIYRPLLLDSFDPMFLQSVGARSNVYYLLFMVLVVLNLVAGFQALGTLMAVGLMMIPAVTARLWANSIGRMLAVAVGVAMLAGYVGLLASYHLDLPSGPAIVLSAGLIYLLSLFVAPQGGVLPRFIRGRHLSG; this is encoded by the coding sequence ATGACCGTCACCGGCCTGTTGTTGTCACCTTTCATCGAATTCGGCTTCATGCGCCGGGCGCTGGTGGGCTGCTTTGCCCTTGCGCTGGGCTGCGGCCCGATCGGTCTGTTCCTGGTCATGCGCCGCATGAGCCTGATGGGCGATGCCATGAGCCATGCCGTGCTGCCCGGGGCGGCGGTGGGCTTTATCCTGGCCGGGCTGAGCCTGCCGGCGATGTCGATCGGCGGCTTTGCCGCCGGCGTGCTGGTGGTCATCGCCGCCGGCGTGGTGACCCGCTACACCACGATCAAGGAGGATGCGAGCCTGGCCGCGTTCTACCTGATGTCGCTCGGCCTTGGCGTGCTGCTGGTATCGCACTTCGGCAGCAATATCGACCTGATCCACATCCTGTTCGGCAGTGTGCTGGCGGTCGACGACGGTGCGCTGCTGCTGGTGACCGCCATCGCCACGCTGTCGATGTTCGGCCTGGCGGTCATCTACCGGCCGCTGCTGCTGGACAGCTTCGATCCGATGTTCCTGCAGTCAGTAGGTGCACGCAGCAATGTGTACTACCTGCTGTTCATGGTCCTGGTGGTGCTGAATCTGGTCGCCGGCTTCCAGGCGCTGGGTACGCTGATGGCGGTCGGCCTGATGATGATTCCGGCAGTGACCGCGCGGCTGTGGGCCAATTCCATCGGCCGCATGCTGGCAGTGGCAGTCGGCGTCGCCATGCTGGCCGGCTACGTCGGGCTGCTGGCGTCCTATCATCTGGACCTGCCGTCCGGGCCGGCCATCGTGCTGTCGGCCGGGCTTATCTATCTGCTGTCGCTGTTTGTCGCGCCGCAGGGCGGCGTGCTGCCGCGCTTCATCCGCGGTCGCCATCTGAGCGGCTGA
- the acpS gene encoding holo-ACP synthase, producing the protein MIVGIGTDLVEIVRFDALLARHGARAGQRILAPEERDEWARAALPARFLAKRFAAKEAFAKAVGTGVRAPVLLTAIRIGHDALGKPELAFEPVLAAWLTARGIRRTHLSISDERSLCSAFVVLEG; encoded by the coding sequence ATGATTGTCGGCATCGGGACCGACCTGGTCGAGATTGTCCGTTTCGACGCGCTGCTGGCGCGGCATGGCGCGCGCGCGGGCCAGCGCATCCTCGCACCGGAGGAACGCGACGAATGGGCGCGTGCGGCGCTGCCGGCGCGCTTTCTGGCCAAACGCTTCGCCGCCAAGGAAGCGTTTGCCAAAGCCGTCGGCACCGGCGTGCGTGCGCCGGTTCTGCTGACCGCCATCCGCATCGGTCACGATGCGCTTGGCAAGCCGGAACTGGCATTCGAGCCGGTACTGGCCGCGTGGCTGACCGCGCGCGGCATCCGCCGTACCCATCTGTCGATCAGCGACGAACGCAGCCTGTGCTCGGCCTTTGTCGTGCTGGAAGGGTGA
- a CDS encoding metal ABC transporter ATP-binding protein translates to MTIALKNVTVSYRRRPAIHHVSAEFASHHATAIFGPNGAGKSTILKTLMGFLKPDTGHVELDGLRRAQIAYMPQAAQIDRTLPVTVLDTVLTGAWCTTGAFGGVGRAGLQRAAQALADVGLHGFERRSIGELSGGQFQRVLFARILMQDAPLILLDEPFASVDAKTTFDLLAFVRRWEAEGRTVIAVLHDYEQVRAYFDTTLLLAREVIAFGPTETVLTEANLARANHIATHWQAHPPVCVVPEQEAA, encoded by the coding sequence ATGACCATCGCGCTCAAGAATGTTACCGTCTCCTACCGGCGCCGCCCGGCCATCCATCACGTGTCGGCCGAGTTCGCCAGCCACCATGCCACGGCGATCTTCGGCCCGAATGGCGCCGGCAAGTCGACCATCCTCAAGACCCTGATGGGGTTTCTGAAACCCGATACCGGTCACGTCGAACTGGACGGACTGCGGCGTGCGCAGATCGCCTACATGCCGCAGGCGGCGCAGATCGACCGCACGCTGCCGGTCACGGTGCTGGACACCGTACTGACCGGTGCCTGGTGCACCACCGGTGCTTTTGGCGGCGTCGGCCGCGCCGGCCTGCAGCGCGCGGCGCAGGCGCTGGCCGACGTCGGCCTGCACGGCTTCGAGCGGCGCAGCATCGGCGAGCTGTCCGGCGGCCAGTTCCAGCGCGTGCTGTTCGCCCGCATCCTGATGCAGGACGCACCGCTGATCCTGCTCGACGAGCCGTTTGCCTCGGTCGACGCCAAGACCACCTTCGACCTGCTGGCCTTTGTGCGGCGCTGGGAAGCGGAAGGGCGCACCGTCATTGCCGTGCTGCACGACTACGAGCAGGTACGCGCCTATTTCGACACCACGCTGCTGCTGGCGCGCGAAGTCATCGCCTTCGGTCCGACCGAAACCGTGCTGACCGAAGCCAATCTGGCGCGTGCCAACCATATCGCCACCCACTGGCAGGCTCATCCGCCGGTGTGCGTGGTGCCGGAACAGGAGGCCGCATGA
- the pdxJ gene encoding pyridoxine 5'-phosphate synthase has protein sequence MLLLGVNIDHVATLRNARGTRYPSPVEAALVAETAGADLITLHLREDRRHIRDADLAVIRASIKTRMNLEMALTDEMLDNALRVAPQDVCLVPEKREELTTEGGLDVIRYFETIRHYTRQLQANGTRVSLFIDPDDEQIKAAQETGATVIELHTGRYADAEGEAVHQAELVRIRHAALYGDELGLVVNAGHGLNYHNVKPIAAIREIRELNIGHAIIAQALMTGLAPAVREMKTLMLEGRHDAR, from the coding sequence ATGCTTCTCCTCGGTGTCAACATCGACCACGTCGCCACGCTTCGCAACGCCCGCGGTACCCGCTATCCGAGTCCGGTCGAGGCGGCCCTGGTCGCCGAGACGGCCGGCGCCGACCTGATCACCCTGCATCTGCGCGAAGACCGCCGCCATATCCGCGATGCCGATCTGGCCGTGATCCGCGCCTCGATCAAGACGCGCATGAATCTCGAAATGGCGCTGACCGACGAAATGCTCGACAACGCACTGCGGGTCGCCCCGCAGGACGTCTGTCTGGTGCCGGAAAAGCGCGAGGAACTGACCACCGAGGGCGGGCTGGACGTGATCCGCTACTTCGAGACCATCCGCCACTACACCCGCCAGCTGCAGGCCAACGGCACCCGCGTGTCGCTGTTTATCGATCCCGACGACGAACAGATCAAGGCCGCACAGGAAACCGGCGCCACGGTGATCGAGCTGCATACCGGCCGCTACGCCGATGCCGAGGGCGAGGCGGTCCATCAGGCCGAACTGGTCCGCATCCGTCATGCCGCGCTGTATGGCGACGAGCTGGGTCTGGTGGTCAACGCCGGCCACGGGCTGAACTACCACAACGTCAAACCGATCGCGGCCATCCGCGAAATCCGCGAACTCAATATCGGCCATGCCATCATCGCCCAGGCGCTGATGACCGGGCTGGCGCCGGCAGTGCGCGAGATGAAGACGCTGATGCTCGAAGGCCGGCACGACGCGCGATGA
- a CDS encoding CobW family GTP-binding protein, with the protein MNPTRTPVNLITGFLGTGKTSTILKLLEQKPVDEIWGVIVNEFGDIGIDGAVLGDRDGMDVREIAGGCLCCVTGPQLTTTVVRLIRERRPARLLIEASGLAHASNLVDDLRRAPLGDALDVQATLTLVDPRQFVVLNYRNHPIYGDQVACADVLVATKCDLADDGVMTRFRAQTADLFPPKTAVVQADHGAIDLSLLDLPARPAGRYRVRRDTPDSGFVTSGVTWPADVVFDADRLCAVFDRITGQVPGLVRAKAVMNLGRDYAWFNWVEGVWGAQTVAWRRESRFELIAPQDAPDTLTDALAACIIAA; encoded by the coding sequence ATGAACCCGACCCGTACCCCGGTCAACCTGATTACCGGCTTTCTCGGTACCGGCAAGACCAGCACCATCCTGAAACTGCTTGAACAGAAGCCGGTCGACGAAATCTGGGGCGTGATCGTCAACGAGTTCGGCGACATCGGCATCGATGGCGCCGTGCTCGGCGATCGCGACGGCATGGACGTGCGCGAAATCGCTGGCGGCTGCCTGTGCTGCGTGACCGGCCCGCAGCTGACGACGACCGTGGTCAGGCTGATCCGCGAACGGCGGCCGGCCCGGCTGCTGATCGAGGCCAGCGGACTGGCCCATGCATCCAATCTGGTCGACGACCTGCGCCGTGCGCCGCTGGGCGACGCACTGGACGTGCAGGCAACGCTGACCCTGGTCGATCCGCGCCAGTTCGTTGTACTCAACTATCGCAACCACCCGATCTACGGTGACCAGGTCGCCTGCGCTGACGTGCTGGTCGCCACCAAGTGCGATCTGGCCGATGACGGGGTGATGACCCGCTTCCGTGCCCAGACCGCCGATCTGTTCCCGCCGAAGACCGCCGTGGTTCAGGCTGACCATGGCGCCATCGACCTGTCGCTGCTCGATCTGCCGGCCCGGCCGGCCGGCCGCTATCGCGTCAGACGCGATACGCCGGACAGCGGCTTCGTCACCAGCGGCGTGACCTGGCCGGCCGACGTCGTGTTCGATGCCGACCGGCTGTGCGCAGTCTTCGACCGCATCACCGGACAGGTACCCGGCCTGGTGCGCGCCAAGGCGGTGATGAACCTCGGCCGCGACTATGCGTGGTTCAACTGGGTCGAGGGCGTCTGGGGCGCGCAGACCGTCGCCTGGCGCCGCGAAAGCCGCTTTGAACTGATCGCGCCGCAGGATGCGCCCGACACCCTGACCGATGCGCTGGCGGCCTGCATCATCGCCGCCTGA
- a CDS encoding c-type cytochrome — protein sequence MNKPLTLAAILLAGLSLTAHAATAAPAKDPIQARKHVFKEYKKSFGAMGDMVKGKTAWNKDEFAKYAANMETLSSQPWQYFPAGSDKGKTEARAEIWTKPAEFKKQADSHQAKIAELAKVAATATTLADVKPAFGAAGQTCKACHDQFKKD from the coding sequence ATGAACAAGCCGCTTACGCTTGCCGCCATTCTGCTGGCTGGCCTCAGCCTGACCGCCCACGCAGCCACCGCCGCCCCCGCCAAGGACCCGATCCAGGCGCGCAAGCACGTGTTCAAGGAATACAAGAAGTCGTTCGGCGCCATGGGCGACATGGTCAAGGGCAAGACCGCCTGGAACAAGGACGAGTTCGCCAAGTACGCCGCCAATATGGAAACCCTGTCGAGCCAGCCGTGGCAGTACTTCCCGGCCGGCAGCGACAAGGGCAAGACCGAAGCCCGTGCGGAAATCTGGACCAAGCCGGCCGAGTTCAAGAAGCAGGCCGACAGCCATCAGGCCAAGATTGCCGAACTGGCCAAGGTTGCCGCCACCGCCACCACGCTGGCCGACGTGAAGCCGGCCTTCGGCGCCGCAGGCCAGACCTGTAAGGCTTGCCACGACCAGTTCAAGAAGGACTGA
- a CDS encoding porin translates to MNKKLIAAALAGAFAAPVAMADTTIYGFISAGVEYVQATGAKNNTTGATLPDAQQYKGRIRIQNENSRIGFKGGEDLGNGLKAVWQVEQGLSVDGDTTSNWATRNSFVGLQGGFGEVRLGRHDDAYKVIGDSVGLNIMTNTSADNAWSKDTTFGRAGARRANTALYLSPVFSGVQFAASYSADEDRTYVGEDRTDASVYGAAVKYSANGLTASLGYNHATDRSNFTNSLTPTIIVDNKLDGYLAAVSYKFGNAMLGAGYEYVDYDTYNQDSWTLVGGYQFGAFGLKASYTMVGKADGKTNGGDYKANQWVLGATYDLSKRTQILAYATQIDNKKAATANFGVNNPTIAAGADPQAYGLALKHSF, encoded by the coding sequence ATGAACAAGAAACTGATTGCCGCCGCCCTCGCCGGCGCATTTGCTGCCCCGGTCGCCATGGCCGATACGACTATCTACGGCTTCATCAGCGCGGGCGTGGAATACGTTCAGGCTACCGGTGCCAAGAACAACACGACCGGCGCGACCCTGCCGGATGCCCAGCAGTACAAGGGCCGCATTCGCATCCAGAACGAAAACTCCCGCATCGGCTTCAAGGGCGGCGAAGATCTGGGCAACGGTCTCAAGGCGGTATGGCAGGTTGAACAAGGCCTGTCGGTTGATGGTGACACCACCTCGAACTGGGCAACCCGCAACTCGTTCGTTGGCCTGCAAGGTGGCTTCGGCGAAGTACGCCTCGGCCGTCATGATGATGCATACAAGGTTATCGGCGACAGCGTTGGCCTGAACATCATGACCAACACCTCGGCCGACAACGCCTGGAGCAAGGACACCACCTTCGGCCGCGCCGGTGCGCGTCGCGCCAATACCGCCTTGTATCTGTCGCCGGTATTCAGCGGCGTCCAGTTTGCAGCCAGCTACTCGGCAGACGAAGACCGCACCTACGTGGGTGAAGATCGCACGGATGCCAGCGTGTACGGCGCCGCCGTCAAGTACTCGGCAAACGGCCTGACCGCTTCGCTGGGTTACAACCACGCCACCGACCGCAGCAACTTCACCAACTCGCTGACGCCGACGATCATTGTCGACAACAAGCTCGACGGCTACCTGGCCGCGGTCAGCTACAAGTTTGGCAATGCCATGCTCGGCGCCGGCTACGAATATGTCGACTACGATACCTACAATCAGGACAGCTGGACCCTGGTCGGTGGCTACCAGTTCGGCGCCTTTGGCCTGAAGGCTTCGTACACGATGGTCGGCAAGGCTGACGGCAAGACCAACGGTGGCGACTACAAGGCCAACCAGTGGGTGCTGGGTGCAACCTACGACCTGTCCAAGCGTACGCAGATCCTTGCCTACGCCACCCAGATCGACAACAAGAAGGCTGCCACTGCCAACTTCGGCGTGAACAACCCGACGATCGCTGCCGGTGCCGACCCGCAAGCCTACGGCCTGGCACTGAAGCACTCGTTCTGA
- the recO gene encoding DNA repair protein RecO, which produces MSSPGKVTRQPAYVLHAMPYKETSLLVEVLTRDYGRLGLVARGARRPRAAIRGVLLPFAPLEIGWFGKGEVKTLADADWLGGLPQLAGGRLMAGFYLNELLLKLLAREDPHETVYADYAATVRELAAADARLAPALRRFELRLIAALGYAPQLDADRDGQPLDPEAEYGFVAGEGACLDGDAGCRISGATLLALAVETFSDPRVLREARQLNRHLLGHILGETELATRLLLNEVTALGD; this is translated from the coding sequence ATGTCCAGCCCGGGAAAAGTCACCCGCCAGCCGGCCTATGTACTGCATGCCATGCCGTACAAGGAAACCAGCCTGCTGGTCGAAGTGCTGACGCGCGACTACGGCCGGCTCGGGCTGGTGGCACGCGGCGCCCGCCGCCCGCGGGCGGCAATCCGTGGCGTGCTGCTGCCGTTTGCACCGCTGGAAATCGGCTGGTTCGGCAAGGGCGAGGTCAAGACCCTGGCCGACGCCGACTGGCTGGGCGGGCTGCCGCAACTGGCGGGCGGCCGGCTGATGGCCGGTTTCTACCTGAACGAGCTGTTGCTGAAGCTGCTGGCGCGCGAGGACCCGCATGAAACGGTGTATGCCGACTATGCGGCGACGGTACGCGAACTGGCCGCTGCCGATGCCCGGCTGGCGCCGGCGCTGCGCCGCTTCGAGCTGCGGCTGATCGCCGCGCTCGGCTATGCGCCGCAGCTGGATGCCGACCGCGACGGCCAGCCGCTGGACCCGGAGGCCGAATACGGCTTCGTGGCCGGCGAGGGCGCCTGTCTGGATGGCGACGCCGGTTGTCGCATCAGCGGCGCGACGCTGCTGGCGCTGGCGGTGGAAACCTTCTCCGATCCGCGCGTGCTGCGCGAAGCGCGGCAGCTGAACCGGCATTTGCTGGGCCATATCCTCGGCGAGACCGAACTGGCCACCCGGCTGCTGCTGAACGAAGTCACCGCGCTCGGCGACTGA
- a CDS encoding c-type cytochrome: protein MKPSLSVCLAALVALSACSSEKPQDPETRDRVQAFKSVLNTFEPLGLMVREKQPFDPIRFAELAAQLKDESRKPFAHFSTAPTGSSKARPEIWSEPARFAKARDTFYQHADQLAAVTAGKPALKLADVSPAYGQLAQSCKSCHDAFRRTVTE, encoded by the coding sequence ATGAAGCCGTCCCTGTCTGTCTGCCTTGCCGCCCTTGTCGCCCTGAGCGCCTGTTCCAGTGAAAAACCGCAGGACCCCGAAACCCGCGACCGGGTACAGGCGTTCAAGTCGGTATTGAACACCTTCGAGCCGCTGGGGCTGATGGTCCGCGAGAAGCAGCCGTTCGATCCGATCCGCTTCGCCGAGCTGGCCGCGCAGCTGAAGGACGAATCACGCAAGCCTTTCGCCCACTTCTCCACCGCCCCGACCGGCAGCAGCAAGGCCCGTCCGGAAATCTGGAGCGAGCCGGCCCGTTTCGCCAAAGCCCGCGACACCTTCTACCAGCACGCCGACCAGCTGGCGGCAGTGACCGCCGGCAAGCCGGCACTGAAGCTCGCCGATGTCAGCCCGGCCTATGGCCAGCTGGCGCAAAGCTGCAAGAGCTGCCATGACGCTTTCCGCCGCACCGTGACCGAGTGA
- a CDS encoding alpha/beta hydrolase, with translation MTPPLKLELISRLPAAADTRPPLLFVHGAYSSAWVWDEFWLPWFAANGWSAHALSLEGHGDSDGHSWLAAIGIDDYVRNVAQIAATLPAPPVLIGHSMGGYVIQRYLEQGHPAAGVAMLASVPPTGMTHASLAMLWHTPDLLAAVQLFQSGPDYHPSLGKAKELLFSADMPDERLAQWLGRFQPESMRAVFDMMLVGILSLPPMHDRLPALVMGGADDRIIGSTDLLATATHFGVAAEILPGTGHMLMLDTRERAAAQRLLEWLHTRFS, from the coding sequence ATGACCCCTCCCCTGAAGCTGGAACTGATTTCCCGTCTGCCGGCAGCCGCCGACACGCGACCGCCGCTGCTGTTCGTTCACGGCGCCTACTCCAGCGCCTGGGTCTGGGACGAGTTCTGGCTGCCCTGGTTTGCCGCCAACGGCTGGAGCGCGCATGCGCTGAGCCTGGAAGGGCATGGCGACAGCGATGGTCACAGCTGGCTCGCCGCCATCGGCATCGACGACTACGTGCGCAATGTGGCGCAGATCGCCGCCACGCTGCCGGCACCACCGGTGCTGATCGGCCATTCGATGGGCGGGTATGTGATCCAGCGCTATCTGGAACAGGGCCATCCGGCGGCCGGTGTGGCCATGCTGGCATCGGTACCGCCGACCGGCATGACCCATGCCTCGCTGGCCATGCTGTGGCACACCCCCGACCTGCTGGCTGCCGTGCAGTTGTTCCAGAGCGGCCCTGATTATCATCCGAGCCTCGGCAAGGCAAAGGAATTGCTGTTCAGTGCCGATATGCCGGATGAGCGGCTCGCGCAGTGGCTGGGACGCTTCCAGCCGGAATCGATGCGCGCCGTGTTCGACATGATGCTTGTCGGCATCCTGTCACTGCCGCCGATGCATGACCGCCTGCCGGCGCTTGTGATGGGCGGTGCCGACGACCGCATTATCGGCAGCACCGACCTGCTGGCAACCGCCACCCACTTCGGGGTGGCGGCGGAAATCCTGCCCGGCACCGGCCACATGCTGATGCTGGATACGCGGGAACGCGCAGCGGCCCAGCGCCTGCTGGAGTGGCTGCACACCCGATTCAGTTGA
- a CDS encoding DUF4870 family protein, with the protein MTDLQIHRPGDDSLRTLTLVVYGLYGLSLFIGVTAIVAIVVNYIKREDVAGTLYESHFRWQMRTFWFSVLWGVLAGLTFWFGLGLVIGGVAWIWYIYRVVKGFLFLNDNKPMPY; encoded by the coding sequence ATGACCGACTTGCAGATTCACCGCCCGGGTGACGACTCGCTGCGCACGCTGACCCTGGTCGTCTACGGCCTGTACGGGTTGTCGCTGTTTATCGGCGTCACCGCCATCGTTGCCATCGTCGTCAATTACATCAAGCGCGAGGATGTCGCCGGCACCCTGTACGAGAGCCACTTCCGCTGGCAGATGCGCACATTCTGGTTTTCCGTACTGTGGGGCGTGCTGGCCGGGCTGACTTTCTGGTTCGGCCTTGGCCTGGTCATCGGCGGCGTGGCCTGGATCTGGTACATCTACCGGGTGGTCAAGGGCTTCCTGTTCCTGAACGACAACAAGCCGATGCCGTACTGA
- a CDS encoding metal ABC transporter substrate-binding protein produces the protein MQKKLIFALLATLPMLAHAAQKLPVVASFSILGDVVQQIGGDRVEVRTLVGPDQDAHVFQPRPQDVKTLAAARLFVVNGLGFEGWMPRMSKATGYKGTTLVASEGIKPLKSEEEEKDHDHAGHDHGNFDPHVWNNPQNVRVWTRNIAASLSKLDPEGRDYYAQRAAAYDKQLADLDRWAAQTFGQLPVAKRKVITGHDAFGYLARRYQITFHAPQGLSTESEASAKQVAGLIRQIKASGIKAVFVENISDRRLVDQIARESGASVDGKLYSDALSRDAAARSYTSLFRHNVEQLSAGMKKN, from the coding sequence ATGCAAAAAAAGCTTATTTTCGCCCTGCTGGCGACGCTGCCGATGCTGGCCCACGCGGCGCAGAAACTGCCAGTGGTCGCGAGTTTCAGCATCCTCGGCGACGTCGTGCAGCAGATCGGCGGCGACCGGGTCGAGGTCAGGACCCTGGTCGGTCCGGACCAGGACGCCCATGTATTCCAGCCGCGTCCGCAGGACGTGAAGACGCTTGCGGCTGCCCGCCTGTTCGTCGTCAACGGGCTCGGCTTCGAGGGCTGGATGCCGCGCATGAGCAAGGCGACCGGCTACAAGGGCACCACCCTGGTAGCCAGTGAGGGCATCAAGCCGCTGAAGAGCGAGGAAGAAGAGAAAGATCATGATCACGCCGGCCACGACCACGGCAACTTCGACCCGCATGTCTGGAACAACCCGCAGAACGTGCGGGTGTGGACGCGCAATATTGCCGCCTCGCTGAGCAAGCTCGACCCGGAAGGGCGCGACTACTATGCGCAGCGCGCTGCCGCCTACGACAAGCAACTGGCCGACCTCGACCGCTGGGCCGCGCAGACCTTCGGCCAGCTGCCGGTGGCCAAGCGCAAGGTCATTACCGGCCATGATGCGTTCGGCTATCTGGCACGCCGTTACCAGATCACCTTCCATGCGCCGCAGGGGCTGTCGACCGAATCGGAAGCCTCGGCGAAGCAGGTGGCCGGGCTGATCCGCCAGATCAAGGCCTCCGGCATCAAGGCGGTGTTCGTCGAGAACATTTCCGACCGGCGTCTGGTCGACCAGATTGCGCGCGAAAGCGGTGCCAGCGTCGATGGCAAGCTGTACTCGGACGCCCTGTCGCGTGACGCCGCTGCCCGCAGCTATACCAGCCTGTTCCGCCACAATGTCGAACAGCTGTCCGCCGGGATGAAAAAGAACTGA